One Cystobacter fuscus DSM 2262 genomic window carries:
- a CDS encoding prenyltransferase → MVGVESMGSARRWWYALKPASWPKVFVPALFGQAVGAASAGRWSAGALAWGVLWTALDITFIVLLNDWADREVDALKRRMFPRGCSPKTIPDGILPARALLLAGLGAGVGALVLAGAAGAVLARPLLLPLAALSLFIFAAYTLPPLRLNYRGGGELLEMVGVGGVLPVLHAYAQCGQWAPGTLRTWAPGLLALCLASALASGLSDEESDRAGGKRTFTTWLGNSAVRRASDGLLSMGAVFWISRGTLGFLAALPVLFFGVRAWRKSPEAVTNAFAAQGAYKLELHRAIWWGTLVLSALVLMGRWGGAR, encoded by the coding sequence GTGGTGGGTGTCGAGTCGATGGGGTCCGCGCGGCGGTGGTGGTACGCGCTGAAGCCGGCGAGCTGGCCGAAGGTGTTCGTCCCCGCGTTGTTCGGACAGGCGGTGGGGGCGGCGAGCGCGGGGCGGTGGTCGGCGGGCGCGCTCGCCTGGGGCGTGTTGTGGACGGCGTTGGACATCACCTTCATCGTGCTGCTCAACGATTGGGCGGACCGCGAGGTGGATGCCCTCAAGCGCCGCATGTTCCCGCGCGGCTGTTCGCCGAAGACGATCCCCGACGGCATCCTCCCCGCGAGGGCCCTGCTGCTGGCGGGGTTGGGCGCGGGGGTGGGGGCCCTGGTGTTGGCGGGCGCCGCCGGAGCCGTGCTCGCGCGGCCGTTGCTCCTGCCGCTCGCGGCCCTGAGCCTGTTCATCTTCGCCGCCTACACGCTGCCGCCACTGCGGCTCAACTACCGGGGGGGCGGGGAGTTGCTGGAAATGGTGGGCGTGGGCGGGGTGCTTCCCGTGCTGCATGCCTATGCGCAATGTGGACAGTGGGCGCCAGGGACACTGCGCACCTGGGCTCCGGGACTGCTGGCGCTCTGCCTGGCGAGCGCGCTCGCCAGTGGGTTGTCCGACGAGGAGAGTGACCGTGCCGGAGGCAAGCGCACCTTCACCACGTGGCTGGGGAACTCGGCGGTCCGGCGGGCCTCGGATGGCCTGCTGTCCATGGGGGCCGTGTTCTGGATCTCGAGGGGGACGTTGGGGTTCCTGGCGGCGCTCCCGGTGCTGTTCTTCGGCGTGCGTGCGTGGCGCAAGAGCCCGGAAGCGGTGACGAATGCGTTCGCGGCGCAAGGGGCCTACAAGTTGGAACTCCACCGCGCCATCTGGTGGGGCACGCTGGTGTTGTCCGCGCTGGTGCTCATGGGGCGGTGGGGAGGTGCGCGGTGA
- a CDS encoding YtxH domain-containing protein, with translation MTRKALLAVTLGTLLAGSVGCHRNTRERAEDTAEEAADKVEDTAEKAGDKAEDAAEKAGDKIEDATDK, from the coding sequence ATGACGAGGAAGGCACTGTTGGCCGTGACGCTGGGAACGCTGCTGGCCGGTAGCGTGGGCTGCCACCGCAACACGCGTGAGCGCGCCGAGGACACCGCCGAGGAGGCCGCCGACAAGGTCGAGGACACCGCCGAGAAGGCCGGCGACAAGGCCGAGGACGCCGCCGAGAAGGCCGGCGACAAGATCGAGGACGCGACCGACAAGTAG
- a CDS encoding FxsA family protein translates to MSRFLLPLVLLPFVELYLLSLIAREVGVVPMLALVLLSGVIGASLARREGLRVLRRWQESVAQRRVPEEGLLGGVLVLAGGLLLVIPGVVSDVLGVLLLLPPTRRVVARWVRRGVERRMASGSIRVTTFSTGPFPGGPFGPPPVEPPFPPQQAPRQPRIERGAGPEVDAEFTEEKGPK, encoded by the coding sequence GTGTCCAGGTTCCTCCTACCGCTCGTGCTCCTGCCGTTCGTGGAGCTGTACCTGTTGTCGCTCATCGCCCGCGAGGTGGGCGTCGTGCCCATGCTCGCCCTGGTGCTGCTCTCGGGGGTGATTGGTGCCTCGTTGGCCCGGAGGGAGGGGCTGCGGGTGCTGCGCCGCTGGCAGGAGTCCGTGGCCCAGCGCCGGGTGCCCGAGGAAGGGCTGCTGGGGGGCGTGCTCGTCCTCGCGGGGGGCCTGCTGTTGGTGATTCCGGGCGTGGTGTCCGACGTGCTGGGCGTGCTCCTGCTTCTGCCGCCCACGCGCCGCGTCGTGGCCCGCTGGGTGCGCCGGGGCGTCGAGCGCCGCATGGCGTCCGGCTCCATCCGCGTGACGACGTTCTCGACGGGTCCCTTTCCCGGCGGTCCGTTCGGGCCGCCCCCGGTGGAGCCGCCCTTTCCTCCACAACAGGCCCCCCGCCAGCCCCGCATCGAGCGCGGCGCGGGCCCCGAGGTGGATGCCGAGTTCACCGAGGAGAAGGGGCCGAAGTAG